The sequence ctgaaacataacaaaatgtggagtGCTGTGAACactttccgtatgcactgtaataaatgaaaacaataGTAAATGAATATCAAACATTCAAACATTGGAAGTACATATAATGTTAAGGCATATAAAGGAACAGCACTCTTATCAGAATTGTGCACCAAGCCTGAATAGACACATCATATGTGTATAAAAATTAGGCCGTTTGTTTTGGGAAAAAAAATAGACTCGACATAAGACAGCATTGCTGGGTCAGATGGTGTTTGTCAAAACCTATACATGCCAGAGTCTATGTACTGGTGGTGCTTCAAGATCAGCTTTCACTGTGTGAGTAGAGATAGAAAAAGTTGAATGGACAGATATTATATCAGCTGTCTTCTGTCGATCTGTTATGTTAACCAAGGGGCATTCTTCTCCTTATGCACCTCCCCTATTGGGAATGACCAGTATGGTTGTCatggcttttctctctctctttctctctctctctctctctctctcactccttatccccctctcccccatgTCACTCCCACCCTTCTCTATTCCCCATGGCAGTTATCCTACAAATGTGCAGAATCCACTTAGTATGAGCTAAATAATGGTAACAATGTTAACAGAACCTGCATACAATATCTGCATGCTAATCTTGTTTGCTGTGCGTCTCCGCATGTATGCAGCTGTCATCTGTTTCCAGTGGGAAAGGGCCAGATCCCCGCTCCCTTGTCAGCCGTTAACATTTCTTGGGGCTTCTCCTTGTCGATTATCTGGCACAATTAGTGTTATTAAGGACCCTAAAAAAGGAGAGGTTTAACTCCTTAGCTCCCAAGAGCCTTTTATTCTTCCTGTGTGTTAGTCATCACTGTTTGCACATACAGCAGTGAAATGTGCAGCTGCTGGAGACATTGGCAAGAATTGTAAACAAATggaacaatgtttttttttataatgttGTTCTTTTATATGTTGTTATCATTTATAAATAACAAAGCTAATGATATCCTGAAGAGCACAGTAAAACCTACACATGTAACTCAGACACAGTAACAATGATCTCATATTTTTCTGCTAAGTAGAATCATGCTGTATTTTACTCTTTGAATTCTTAAGACATGACACCAATCGAACATTTCAAAGGTACATTTAAAATTTGTGCAGGTTGTTTTAAAAAGTCTCCTTTCATCTATAATGTATATTTGCTAAGTGTCATTTCAGTGTTACTAAGGccccatacagtacatacagtacaccacaTGCCCATGTCAGTATGAGTATTTCCATTATTTTTTATCCATTAAGCATTTGTATAGTATTGGGATGTATGGGAAAATATGCTACAGTTTAGCTAGTTTAGTTTAACATGGTCTTTTCTCATAATATCATACAGTATCTACCAACAAGCTGGTGTGATATTTCAATGGAGCTAATGACTGGCAGTCCTACTGTAGCCGTCAGGACCTCTGGACCATCGTTAaaaagacatacagtatgcttTGCTCTGTTATGGATAATGGTTTGAAAGGCTACAGTATATTAAGGACCCTGACCAGGGGAACTCAGTCCTTTCCTACCAAGGGATGCTGTCATGTCTCTAATGAGCCATCACTgcccttaatgccttaattagcTTAAACAAGTAATTGCGAGACTCGCTGGTGAGCAGTTTCCGTCGAACATTAGGTGTTAGCACTCTGGGACTCATCTGCCGCATGATCATTGGGATTTCACACTCTATCTGTTCTGACTTCTGACCTGCTGATTGTGTGCCCCCTGTGTTTTCTAGGTCGTCGCACTCGCCTCCCTCTTCTTCATCCTGGTGTCCATCACCACCTTCTGCCTGGAGACCCATGAGGCCTTCAACATACCCAAGTTCCACCGGGAGAATGTGACAACGGGGAACATCACCGTGGAGGTGGTCACCCAACAGATGGTCACCACGCCCGGGCTGATCATGGTGgagggcgtgtgtgtggtgtggttcaCCTTCGAATTCCTGGTGCGCGTGGTCTGCTGTCCCAACAAGCTTCTCTTTGTCAAGAACACGCTCAACCTCATTGACTTTGTGGCCATCCTGCCCTTCTACCTGGAGATGAGCCTGAGTGGCATCTCGTCCAAGGCGGCATCCGACGTGCTGGGCTTCCTGCGCGTGGTGCGCTTTGTGCGCATCCTGCGTATCTTCAAGCTCACGCGCCACTTCGTGGGCCTCCGTGTCCTGGCTCACACGCTGCGCGCCAGCATCAACGAGTTCTGCCTGCTCATCATCTTCCTCGCCCTTGGCGTGCTCATCTTCGCCACCATGATCTATTACGCAGAGCGCATCGGGGCACAACCGGGGGACCCACGGGGCACCAACCACACTTGCTTTAAGAACATTCCCATCAGCTTCTGGTGGGCGGTGGTGACCATGACCACCCTGGGCTACGGGGATATGTATCCGAAGACGTGGCTGGGCATGATGGTGGGCGCTCTCTGTGCCCTCGCTGGTGTGCTGACCATCGCCATGCCCGTGCCCGTCATTGTCAACAACTTTGGGATGTACTACTCACTGGCCATGGCCAAGCAGAAGCTGcccaagaagaggaagaagcacAATCCCAACCCGGACGTACCGACAGACTCGGCCTCATTTGGGAAGTCTGACTGTAACTCCCCTCCAGACAGCACACAGAGCGATACGTTCCCTCTGGCTGCTGAGGAAAACAGTGGACGGAGCCGCTCAGGTAGGCAGAACGAAACCTTAAGTAGTAAGATATGACAAGATGGTAAATTGCCACGGAAAGTTAGATTAGATTTGCATTAGCAttgtatttgtattgtattgtattgtataaaGACCGATACCGATTTCGATATTTCAAAAATTTCAAGGATTTCAAAAAATGATATACAATAGATCGGCTAATATTCAgttttaaagggatattccaccatttggggaattacactcattttccacctccccttgagttaaacaattaaTTTTTAACCTTTCATCCAgcctctgagtctggcgataccagttTTAGCTCCAGTCTAGCATAGATTCAGGGACCATGATGGAAATAAGTGCTTGCACTTTGTCATGATTATTTTTTCTATCCCTTGgatatgtcttttttccaaaTAAATCAAATGAAATCATTGAATCTGATTAGGCTATTAGCTTCTCGcttgctagcatcacgtttaaaagtgactacgatttccggtaattttcctatgcATAGGGCCCCCGCAAATTAATCAAGGCCCCAAGAGAAAAAAGTCCAAGCGAGTTAACTGTGGGAACAGCAGTTGGGTAAACTTGTgtttagggatgtaacgattaccggtataatggtaaaccgtgataaaaatgttgacgataacaattaccatTCAATTAATTTCAAATATCATATTTATTGCAgttgattaccacggtgtggaaaccgtgtgtttaatccttcccagcttcatccaagcttgcttttgacatacagtaggcctggtacaatgaaaaaaactggtaccctactgattctgttgtctaattgatgtaTTTAACGGCGATTCGGATTAGGTTACATATGATTTTTTTGaaggcggaacattttcaccgcaaaacttgtactgtatcatgtagccactctgcatCTTTTTATACcgcgataataccgaaaaccgcgAAGCGTTAAATTTTcatatcgttacatccctacttgTGTTCCTCttcaggtttgatgtcaacaaataataatagCTGATCTGCTGACTTGCATCTCTTAAGTCTGTAACCTAGGCAATTAAATTAAGTTAATTCACCATTGTTTTTTACTGTAAGGACATACAGTAATATGAGTAACAGGCTATGCAACTATTGGCAAGCttttacatagcctacagtagtatAAATAGCCTAGTTCACTCTAGCTATTAGTTAGCTCAGGCCATGCTTGCTTGGCATTTCTGCAGTGCTCACCAGAAATGAACTGTGCATGACACTCCTCTGTGATCCAAGACAGGTTCTATTCAAGTTGTTTGCTTTTTCAATATTTAATCTAATTAAGCAAATAGCAAACATTCTGATTACACCCTTATATCCTTATGCACATCTCATttccaaataatagcctacaGACACGGACACAAGTTACTCTCCTTAAAGTGAAAGGCACCAAAATAGTCTTACACATCACTAATACAATGTAATCATTACATTAATGGTAGGTGTTAAAAAAAGTTTTTAAGTTTTTAAAAAATCcatttgaaatatttaaataacaataaaataaatgaacaaaatATTACAATGTACAATATATATGCTCTGAATTGGCCTACcgatttttttgtgtttgtcagTTTCTCAATTTCATCCAATTTGTCTGCTTTTCAATGTTGCCCACCTTAacatttctaccagcccacccaaatgtaGTAGAACTGGCCCTGTTGGCCGTTATAAACGCTGATACCGATAGATTGGCAAAGCTAATATTGGCACATAGAGCTGTGTATTGGCAAGAATCTGGCGATACATGGGTTACAATTCCATTTATTGCAATatatttcaattttgtgcaaaatgtGATACATTTAATGTCAGTTTTTCTAAAATTAAATGTAAGTAAAATTTGTAAGCTctatttgtttggaacatgctgatgtttggcattacatttgtcacctttgatgtcacctttcaaagtagGGTACTCGACAGGTTTGTCTTTGACAGAGGTGCTTGGTTTCCATGTGACATTTTAGTTTTGGTGGTTTCATGCCCTCATGTGCCCGCAATTCACCACACACTGGGGTTTCTGTCCAATTTTGTCCACAATTTAAGTGAATGGACTActatgtccatggcaatgattggcatacaaataaagtctatcaaaataaaggtccaataTTAGATCTGATAATGTAATGAGCGACCCACCGTGACCCACGCAGAACGGTTCTGCGatccacttttgggtcccgttAAGTCAGTCAGTTAAGAAACTGCTGTAGAGTATATTATGTATGTGAAAATCGATAATCAGTATTGCCAAATAATATATTGCGATTTTTTCTTACAACCCTATCGGCACACCGATTTATCGGTCAGGCACTAATTTATTTAATGCATTTATTAAAAGTAGGTGCCAGAACAAAAGGCCTGAGCATTTCACACATGCATTTGTAGCGACGTGCAAATCTCAAGACATGCACAGCGTTTCTCtcaactttttcaataatttcatGTATGCCACTACTCTCTGCACTTTGTGTATTTCTATTGGTCTCTTCAGACTCCAAGCAGAATGGGGATGCCAATGTAGCCCTGTCGGAGGAGGAAGACTGCGGTCTGACTCTGCCCCTGTCCCCCAGCGAGAAGTGGACCTTGCGCCGCTCCCGCACCCGTGAAAAACCCAAGAAGGAGGCCGCCTGTTTTCTGCTCACCTCCGGCGACTTCACCTGTGCCACTGAAACCACTGTCCGCACAGGTACCGGGAAAGGGGAGAGCAACGTGCAGGACAGCTTCCTGTAGCTCCATGACCAATATCACGGGGAGCTGTTCCACAGTCATGGCAGTCATCACTTGCCCTTAGACTCCAAAGCAGATTTCCACCCAGTTCCCTTTCATCACCACCATCCCATCAATATCACTAAGTGTTTAATTGACTTGTATCGACCTTATGAGTAGAAAGAAATGTAAAACTGCACTAGGTTGGAGAAATtgggttatttttatttatggaTTCGTTTCAAATTGGGTTAATTTTAATCTTTAATCCCAGTTGGATTTCTGATATAAAGACAGTGAAGAGCACCACAGTACTTTAGATTGAGTTGTCACCAAGCAGGAAAAGAATACAAAAACCCCCTCATTTCTCCATGACTTCATCATCAACGCTCAGTGCCTCTGTTTTCTAAATAGCCCAGTCTAGCATTCAATAATGAGCATTTGCATTCTGTAATGAGCTTTGCCATACTATACCTAATTTTCCACCTTGTGTGTCACTCACAATATGATGGAAAGTGATGAGGGAAAAAAGTTGACTCTCTGATGAACATTAGAGTGACAGCGAAGCGCAAAAGTATACGTCACACTGGGAGGCAAGCTGATTTCTCTCATTATCCGCACTCCTCCGTCACAAATCTCTCTTTGCCTCAGCGACTTATGTGCCAGCTCTGAGATTCCCCAAAGCTTTGTTACAgactgagaaggagagagagagagagagagagagagagagtctatttCTAGGGGTATGTATATCTGACTATTTGAGCCCACATTCCTGTTTGCAGCATGTTGTGTGCTATTAGCTGATGAATGAATTTTTGTGAATATTGCATATAGTGCATGTAAGATGATAACGCCAGGAGCCCTGATTTGGCTAGAGTTTAATTAGCATCCCGTGGCGAAAGCAATTCATGATAAGATGAAGAAGGAAAGCACTAACCACAAGCCTGGAGCGGCAACATTGGTTTTACAGATGCAGAAGTCACTTCCTGAGAATGTAGTGCAATAAAAAT comes from Alosa sapidissima isolate fAloSap1 chromosome 7, fAloSap1.pri, whole genome shotgun sequence and encodes:
- the kcnc4 gene encoding potassium voltage-gated channel subfamily C member 4 isoform X3; this translates as MISSVCVSSYRGRKSGNKPPSKTCLKEEMARREDSDKIIINVGGTRHETYKSTLRTLPGTRLAWLADPDSQVNSDGDTGPRHSTNELFFDRHPGIFSYVLNYYRTGKLHCPADVCGPLFEEELAFWGIDETDVEPCCWMTYRQHRDAEEALEIFEPPEPDDNEDDRELSRRFGIEDCPERSRGCCEVWQPRVWALFDDPYSSRAARVVALASLFFILVSITTFCLETHEAFNIPKFHRENVTTGNITVEVVTQQMVTTPGLIMVEGVCVVWFTFEFLVRVVCCPNKLLFVKNTLNLIDFVAILPFYLEMSLSGISSKAASDVLGFLRVVRFVRILRIFKLTRHFVGLRVLAHTLRASINEFCLLIIFLALGVLIFATMIYYAERIGAQPGDPRGTNHTCFKNIPISFWWAVVTMTTLGYGDMYPKTWLGMMVGALCALAGVLTIAMPVPVIVNNFGMYYSLAMAKQKLPKKRKKHNPNPDVPTDSASFGKSDCNSPPDSTQSDTFPLAAEENSGRSRSDSKQNGDANVALSEEEDCGLTLPLSPSEKWTLRRSRTREKPKKEAACFLLTSGDFTCATETTVRTESCKDALATITNYVKAEVTTVT
- the kcnc4 gene encoding potassium voltage-gated channel subfamily C member 4 isoform X2; this encodes MISSVCVSSYRGRKSGNKPPSKTCLKEEMARREDSDKIIINVGGTRHETYKSTLRTLPGTRLAWLADPDSQVNSDGDTGPRHSTNELFFDRHPGIFSYVLNYYRTGKLHCPADVCGPLFEEELAFWGIDETDVEPCCWMTYRQHRDAEEALEIFEPPEPDDNEDDRELSRRFGIEDCPERSRGCCEVWQPRVWALFDDPYSSRAARVVALASLFFILVSITTFCLETHEAFNIPKFHRENVTTGNITVEVVTQQMVTTPGLIMVEGVCVVWFTFEFLVRVVCCPNKLLFVKNTLNLIDFVAILPFYLEMSLSGISSKAASDVLGFLRVVRFVRILRIFKLTRHFVGLRVLAHTLRASINEFCLLIIFLALGVLIFATMIYYAERIGAQPGDPRGTNHTCFKNIPISFWWAVVTMTTLGYGDMYPKTWLGMMVGALCALAGVLTIAMPVPVIVNNFGMYYSLAMAKQKLPKKRKKHNPNPDVPTDSASFGKSDCNSPPDSTQSDTFPLAAEENSGRSRSDSKQNGDANVALSEEEDCVV
- the kcnc4 gene encoding potassium voltage-gated channel subfamily C member 4 isoform X1; this encodes MISSVCVSSYRGRKSGNKPPSKTCLKEEMARREDSDKIIINVGGTRHETYKSTLRTLPGTRLAWLADPDSQVNSDGDTGPRHSTNELFFDRHPGIFSYVLNYYRTGKLHCPADVCGPLFEEELAFWGIDETDVEPCCWMTYRQHRDAEEALEIFEPPEPDDNEDDRELSRRFGIEDCPERSRGCCEVWQPRVWALFDDPYSSRAARVVALASLFFILVSITTFCLETHEAFNIPKFHRENVTTGNITVEVVTQQMVTTPGLIMVEGVCVVWFTFEFLVRVVCCPNKLLFVKNTLNLIDFVAILPFYLEMSLSGISSKAASDVLGFLRVVRFVRILRIFKLTRHFVGLRVLAHTLRASINEFCLLIIFLALGVLIFATMIYYAERIGAQPGDPRGTNHTCFKNIPISFWWAVVTMTTLGYGDMYPKTWLGMMVGALCALAGVLTIAMPVPVIVNNFGMYYSLAMAKQKLPKKRKKHNPNPDVPTDSASFGKSDCNSPPDSTQSDTFPLAAEENSGRSRSDSKQNGDANVALSEEEDCGLTLPLSPSEKWTLRRSRTREKPKKEAACFLLTSGDFTCATETTVRTGTGKGESNVQDSFL